Within the Burkholderia mayonis genome, the region GCAATGTCGTGGAAGTGATGCGCGGCCAACCGGCAAACCACAAAGTCGAAGCCACGATCGGGCAGCGGCATCGATTCGGCGTACGCCTCGACCGCGCGGACTGGCGCCCCTCTGGCCTGACCCAGCGCGACGAAGTTGCGCAGCATGTTGGGCGACGGATCGACGCCGCACATCAATTTCGCGCGCCCCAGAAACGCGAACGCCGAATGGCCGGCGGCGCACGCGACGTCACAGACGTCCAGGTCCGTCCGCCCGTTGCTGAGCGAACGCAGCATCGTGAGAGAAGGACTGGTCTCGTGAACCTCGCTGCTTGCGTAGTTGTCAGCAATCGCATCGAATCTTGCGCTCGCGTGCGTAGACGACATGGGTGTGGCTCCCGTTTATCCGATCAAGACAACTTGACAAGGCCTTCGTCGCGCGCCGCCGACCGATGATGTTTCGCTCCGGCGGAAACGCTGCCCGGCATTGCAAATCCGGCGTATCACTTCGCACACAGACTAAATTAAATCGCCGCCGCGCAGACAGTTCGTTTTGTCTCAGAAAGATGCCAATTTGTCTCACGCATGCATTGCGTGAATCTCGTACAAAACCGGTCGCAGCAATCCGCTCGAAAAGATAGCATCCGCGATCAATGCCTTTGATCATTTACGCACGATCAATTTTTCCATTTGACTTTCGACCTCGCTTCATCCAATGCGCCCGATCCCAATACCGCACCGTCATAAGAGGTTCGCCATATTATTTTTCTCGCCCGAGCGGCGCACGCCCCCCGCCGACAGCCGACATCTCGTCAAGCCGCGCATGCAGGCGCGGCGGGGCCGGATCATGTCGAGCCACCCGTAATCGGAAATGCGGCATCGCTGCGATGCGCCGGCGCCGTCGTACGCGCCGCGCCTCGAATTCAATCAATATGATTTCGCTCCGATTTCGCTGACGATCGACGGATTGCCGAGTGAGACAAATCCACATCTTTCTGAGACAAAACGAGCTAACACGTAACGACGACTTTACTTAGTCTATCCATCAGGAATAAATCGATTAACGAAACCCCCAATAAATAGGGTTGACTCAACTCGTAAAATATATTAGGTGATTCAAAAAATGCTCGCGCCGCGACTCGCGTACCGCACGGGGAATACATGCTCCCGCTCGGCACTCGGCGGACCAAGTTCGACGAAATCAAATATTTCGGATTATTAAATATGCAGAGCCATCAATCCGCTTTGGTGAGATCTCGCGATATCGCCCCTCATGCACCGGATCTCCCGCAGGCGCAGGCCGTCCTGCAAGCGGGAGACGCCGCTCCCGACTTCTCCCTGCCTGCCTCCCGGGCGGGCCGCCCTCTGCACTACGCTCTGAAGGACGCGCTGCGCAAAGGCGCCGTGGTGGTCTATTTCTACCCGTCCGCCTTCACGAGCGGATGTAACGCTCAGGCGCACGCGTTCGCCCGCGACGTCGACCAGTTCGCCTGCGCGGGCGCCTCAATCGTCGGTGTGTCCCTAGACAGCATCGAACGACTGCATGCGTTCTCGGCCGATCCCCGGTACTGCGGAGGCAGGTTTCCTGTCGCCTCAGATGCACAAGGCCGGGTGGCCCGCGCTTTCGGCCTGGCCGTCGAACCCGCCCCACCCGGCAAAACCGACACGCGCGGCGAGCCCAACGACCATGACCGCGTGCCGCGCACGACTTTCGTCATCGCCCCGCACGGCAAGGTGGCCGCCACGATCGCGGGCGCAAGCGCGGTCGAGCATGTGGAACAGGCGCTCGCGTGGGTTCGACGCTTGTCGGCGGACAACACGAATGCGCGCTGAAGAAGCCGCCGGGCGACGCTCCCCGCCGTCGATCCGGACAGTGCGGGGCGACGGCCCCGTTCCATCACACAGTCGTCGTGCGACAACAATCAACTGAGAGGCCTCAATGAACGTCAGAGCGTGTGACTTTCCGGAGACGATCGAATACGAACCCAATCTGGGCGCGCTTCTCGACCGTCACCCGGAACTGCAGATCGAACGGGACGACTACAACATCAACGTCACCGCGAACTACGGCGAGCGCCTCGAGCCCGATGCGCTGTTCGAGCGCTACAAGCAACATCCCGGGCAGGGCAGACCCGCACATCTGTACTATCACTTTCCGCTGTGCGAATACATCTGTCACTTCTGCAACTACGTCAAGCAGCTTGCCTCGCCGACATCGCGCGGCGCCCAGCTCGATCGTTGGACGGATGCGTTGATTAAGGAGTCCACGCTGTACGCCCAGCAGGTTCCGTGGGTCACCGGCGCGCTGATCGAATCCTTCTATATCGGTGGCGGCACAGCCGCTGTCCTCACTCCGGCGCATCTGAAACGCATTCTCGATCACGTCCGGTCGACGTTCCACGTGACGCCGGAATGCGAGCTGAACATCGAAGGCAATCCGGATAATTTCTGCGACATCGACAAGGTCCGAGCGCTCGGCGACATCGGGTTCAATCGCTTCAGCGTCGGCGTGCAATCCTTCACGCCGGAGGTGAACCAGTTCACCAATCGCGGCCATACGCCGGACATGTCGCGCCAGGCGATCCTCAACCTGCGCAGTACCGGATTCCCATTCAACGTCGACATGATGTTTGGCCTTCCGCATCAGACGCCTGAGACGGTCTCGGAGGACCTGCGCACGCTCGTCGAACTCAGGGTCCCGACCATCACGATCTATCGGCTGCGCAACGCGGATCGCCAGTCAATGGGGATCGGCAACCGGGCAGTGTGGAACGTGCCGAAGGTTCGCAACAGGCTCGTCGAGCAAGGCCTGTTTCCGACGCTGGGGGCGACTTACGAGATGCGCGAGCGGGCGGTCGAGCATCTCGTGCGAAACGGCTATCAACCGAGCCCATGCGGATGGTGGAGCCTGCCCGGCACGTATCGCGAAGGCAACATCCCTCGCGTGTCCCGCAACAAGTGGCAGCGCTTCGATACCATGCTGGCGTTCGGCCCCGGCGCATACGGCTGGCTCGCGGGCGCCGACCGGAGCGTGATCCAGACGCATAACAGCTCCGACATCAGCGGCTATCTCCATCACATGGAATCGAGCGACACGCCGCCGCTCGCCTTCGGGCGTCTGCTTACCGGCAATCAGGCCGTCGGCACCGCGCTCGGTTTCGCGTACAAATCCCGTCAGCCGATCGAGATCGACCGCTTCAAGCGCGAGTATGGCGTGGATCTCGTCGAGGACGAGCCTTTCAAGACCGTCTTTTCGGAACTCCTGTCCAAGGGACTGATCCGGTCGACCGACAACGGCAATGCATTCCTGCCCACATTGAACGGAGAAGCACTGCACGAGGAAATCATCTCGGTCTACCTGCACGAGCGCATCGGTTCATTCACCACGGCGGTCTGCAACAAGGTGGCCTGAACGCCGACCTCCGCACGCCGGTAATCCGTCCGGCCGGACGGCCGATCGCGAGCGAGTCGCATCGGCC harbors:
- a CDS encoding peroxiredoxin, producing MQSHQSALVRSRDIAPHAPDLPQAQAVLQAGDAAPDFSLPASRAGRPLHYALKDALRKGAVVVYFYPSAFTSGCNAQAHAFARDVDQFACAGASIVGVSLDSIERLHAFSADPRYCGGRFPVASDAQGRVARAFGLAVEPAPPGKTDTRGEPNDHDRVPRTTFVIAPHGKVAATIAGASAVEHVEQALAWVRRLSADNTNAR
- a CDS encoding coproporphyrinogen-III oxidase family protein, producing the protein MNVRACDFPETIEYEPNLGALLDRHPELQIERDDYNINVTANYGERLEPDALFERYKQHPGQGRPAHLYYHFPLCEYICHFCNYVKQLASPTSRGAQLDRWTDALIKESTLYAQQVPWVTGALIESFYIGGGTAAVLTPAHLKRILDHVRSTFHVTPECELNIEGNPDNFCDIDKVRALGDIGFNRFSVGVQSFTPEVNQFTNRGHTPDMSRQAILNLRSTGFPFNVDMMFGLPHQTPETVSEDLRTLVELRVPTITIYRLRNADRQSMGIGNRAVWNVPKVRNRLVEQGLFPTLGATYEMRERAVEHLVRNGYQPSPCGWWSLPGTYREGNIPRVSRNKWQRFDTMLAFGPGAYGWLAGADRSVIQTHNSSDISGYLHHMESSDTPPLAFGRLLTGNQAVGTALGFAYKSRQPIEIDRFKREYGVDLVEDEPFKTVFSELLSKGLIRSTDNGNAFLPTLNGEALHEEIISVYLHERIGSFTTAVCNKVA